TCACTGTATTTTTGGCTTCAGCACTGGGTCTAATCTCACTCATATGGAGGCGACCGCCAGGCACACCAGCAAGAGCAGGAGCTGGTTGCATCAGTGAGGCAGTATCAAAAGCTAGCTCTTTTACAGCGGTATTGAGTTTACCAATAGGACGAGCAAGGCTGGCTGGCATTTCACGAGGCATCAGCTCGGCGTCTTTATAGCCGAGCCGGGCAGTACCGAGCATAAAAGCTGTGCTAAAACCAAGGGGTCCAAGAGTGCTTTCAAGAGCTGCCTTTGACTGGTCTACATTACTTTTGTCCATGCCCCCGACGATGCGTTCAGCATCGCGGTAGGCTGTCACGGCTTGCGAGCCATAACCGACCAGACCGACTGTGGCAGCTGCCATGGCCGGCACTCTGGCCCAGGCCGGTCCGCGCATGGCAACCATCAAGGCATAACCACCGATACCTTCAGCGGCAAGACGACCTGGATGTTCGGTGACTTCTTTGTATCCTTCGGTAAATGTACCCCGAGCCAGGGCGCCAGTTAAAATTTCGGCGGTTTCTCCAGTGGAGAGCCGCTCCACTTTGACACTCGGTCCGGCAGCAGCGTCCATAAAGCTCTGACGTGCTTCAGCATAAAGTTTGCTGTTGTCCAGCTGGGCGTTACCTTTTTCCAGGTTTTGACTTTCGACTCGGTCGCTCATGCCCACCATTTCCGGCTTTGCACTTGTATTTATATATATTGTCAACTGTCCGCCCCATGGTAAATGGGGTAGTACGAAATGAGATATTAATGCCGCCAAAATAGTCTTCTGGTATAACTTCTGGTCCGACCAAAAATCGGATTGTGGAGCAAAGGCCATGGGGCCTTTAGTTAAGGAAATGAAGTTGAAAATATCTTCTCAATTGCGCGCCCTTCTTCTCATAGCAATTTCAGGCACTTTTGTCAGTGCTTGTTCTTCTTCTGAGGACAATTCCGGCGCCAAAGCTGCAAACACGGCCGCTGACTCGGCTGCCACTACCAGTAGTAGCGTTAACAGCCAAACAACCAATACACCTGGAGCAAATCAAATGACTCAACCCACACAAACAGGCGCTGTCACCACACCTAGCGGACTTCAATACGAAGAAATCGTAGTAGGTAACGGGGCTAGCCCAAAATCAGGACAAACAGTCGTCGTACATTACACCGGCTGGTTGACTGATGGTACAAAGTTCGATAGCTCAGTCGACAGAGGACAGCCCTTCAAGTTCCAAATTGGTCAGGGCATGGTAATCAAAGGCTGGGACGAAGGCGTCATGACTATGAAAGTCGGCGGCAAACGCAAATTGACCATCCCAGCTGAACTCGGCTACGGTGCTCGTGGAGCAGGCGGAGTCATTCCTCCAAACGCCACACTGGTGTTTGAAGTACAACTGCTCGGTCTAGAGTAACAGGTAAAAATGTTTAAGCCGCAACTCTCCTGGTTTGTCGCAATAACCCTGGGTTTTGCGGCTTTTACATTTGTGCCACCAGCTAATGGTCAGTCTGACCCAGCCACAAAAGACCAAGATACTGCCACAAAAACAGCCCTGAGCAGCCATATCGAAGTCATTGCTCAAACTAAAAGGCTTGAAGACTCCTCAAGCAGGCTCGATACACCTCTTAAGCAATCATTAAAAACCACTCTCAGTCGCGGTAACCAGGATTTAGATGAGCTTAACTGGGTTAGCTCCAATGGTTCCATCGCAGGGCGCGTTTACGCCACTGCCATAATTGACCGCCTTAATAAAACACCTAAAGGGCAACTCTTTGACAGCCTGCTAAAGGATGAGGCGAACTCCAATGTCGCCTATTTATCAGCCGGTTCGACCTGCCATTATTCAGTCTCCGATATTGCTATAGATCAGCGCTCAGCGCACCCCATTCTCAAGCTTTTGCCATGACCATAGAGAGTTAGTGCAAAGTATTACAGTATCTATGTTTAGCCCAAAATCCATACGGGCACAAAATTCTTAAGTGGTGTGAGGCATTTGTTCAGGAGATGCGATGTCCGTTAGTGGCAACGAAATAGGAGATTTGCTAGTAGACATCGGACTGATCACCCCGGAAGAACTGGAAAACGCCCATAACGAGCAATCCAGAACCGGGGAGAGACTATCTCTTGTCCTGGAAAAACTCGGACTGGTCTCCCACAATCAGCTCAAAGATGCCCTCGAACTGCAGTACGGGGTCAACTATATCTCGCTGTCTAAAAATCCGCCGGCTTCCGAAATAGTCGCACTTTTGCCGGAAGAATTGAGACGCAAACACAGAGTCATCCCAGTCTCACACCATGGCACTCAGTACACCATTGCCATGGTTGACCCAGATGACATCATCGCCTTTGACAGCCTGCGCTTGCATCTCAAAAGTGGTCAGATCAAAAAAGTTGTCTGCACAGCCGATGACTTTGAGTTTTTCATAGCCAAGCTTGATCAAGAGCAAGAACAAGCTAGCCAGGACAAACAGAAGCTAGAACAAGAAGTAACAACAAAACCAGCTGCAGCTAAAAAGGGCGAATCAAAAAAGACTGCACGCAAAACTCTCCATTCGTTGTTTGATGATGACGACGACGATGAGCTGGAGCCAGTAAAAGAAAGCCTGACTGTGGCTGAGCCAGTTGTTGCAGCCAATGCTGCAGCTGATTTGATGCAATCACTGGAGCTATCAGCGTCACAATCGAATGAAACGAGTGAAGAGGTAGAACCTGCACCAGTGACTACTGAAGTGCAGGAAATTGAACACTCAGTTGATATTGTCAGAGATGAGCCAAGCGAAGAGCCGTCGCTTTCTCTTGACTCGTTAACACCTATAGAAGCAGTGGTGGCCAATGTCGCCACCCATCTTGCTGATAACGCTCCGACTATTACAGGCAGCCCACTTTTGGAAGAGATCGTAGAGTCAGAATTTGCAAGCTTTTCAGACTCGGACTTCTATGAATCTCAAATCAGCACCAAAGAAAGTTATTCACACATGAGTTCTGAAGAAGAACTGAGCCGTGTACTCGACATGGTGCTGGGAGATTCAGATGACTTGCTTGAGCCTTTAACTCCAGAAGAGAGAATACAAGAACCACAGTTGCTACCTCAATCAGTTATTACTGAACAGCCGACTCATACTGAAATAGATACTAAGCCTGAGGCTGATTCAGAGCCAGTTATCGAGATGTTGGCAAGCCAGACCGAGTCAATGTCCGACACAAGTATCGATTCAGATACAAACTCTTCTGGAGATCCTCTCGCTGAACTGTTTTCGACTCGTCTAGATAGCGAGCCTGCTGCCCCAGAACTTGAAGCAGATACTGAGACTGTGGCACCAGCTATAGTACCGGCAGCCACAGCAGACTTCGAGGCCGAGACGCCTATTTCAGCCACTAAAATTGCCACTGACAATGCAACAATTAGTACACCAGAACCAATACCGGTTGCGGCAATGCTCAGAACTCCTGCAGACGAGATAGCCAACGCGCCGGCAATGACACCAGTACTGGCTCCAGTTGGCACTTCTTCAGCAGTTGCCGCCTCAGCAAATAGCGCTACCACCATAAGTTCGCCAGCGACTCCATCCAATGGCGGTCTGGCCTCTCAGGCGATAACAGGCAATCCAGTGCCTGTAGTAGATACAGTACAACAAGATTCGGCGGTAGCAGTTGCAACTGCCCCGGCTCCGGCACAAGCTCCAGTTTCGGCTGCTGCTGCTCCAGCTCCCGAGACAACTCCTGCTCCTGCCTCTACGACCCCAGCTCCTGCCTCTACGACCTCAGCTCCCGCTCCGGCTCCGGCAGCGGCTCAACCTCAGCCAGGAGAGCAACTGATGAGTCTGGCTCGCGATATAGTGAGCAAAGCAGTGCAACAAAAGTGGTCAGACATTCATCTGGAGCCTGAACAGTCCACGATGAGTCTGCGCTACTTCAAGAGTGGAGAGCTGCTTGCTGACTGCAAACTACCCTTACAAATTAATCAGCCTTTAGCAGGCAGCTATAAAAAAATGGCAGGACTCGATGCCAGAGTCTCAGGCCGTCCACAAGACAAACGCTTTGCCACTACACTCAATGACATCACAGTCGAGCTAAGAGTGACCACTATGCCATCTGACTTTGGCGAAATGATTGCGATTTCAATTAAATACGATTGATTTAATAACTCGCAAATCAGCAACTAACAATCAACAAACACGTCAGTTACAACTTTTATTTTGCAGACAAAAACGGTAAGAACTAGTTACTCTGACTTGCTCTCAACGCTAGCCACAGGCTCAGCATCCGAAGCTTTTGGCTTAACCGAATCAGCAGGCTGTTCGTCAGCTATTTCTTCGTCTAACATGCCGTGATTGCGAAACAACCACATGCCACCAAATACGATGATGGCCACTCCTGCAATCGCTGAAGCATAGTTAAGAGCCGAGAAAATACTAATCCACATCGGATTGGGTGGAGGCGCTGTGACAAAAATCTCTTGCGTTTTGAGCTTGGGCTCTGCCAGCACTGCTAGAGCGCAGGATGACCAAACAAAGGCTGTGGCAACAAAAGGAGCTAAAGCACTCTTACAAATTTTCGGGCTGTTTTTGCTCGCATCCCATTTTTGTAATAGGCCCATAACTGCTCCTCGCTTGATAAGCTCAAAAACTGACAACCAATTATAATACGCTTGCCGCCGCTCATGTGGTATTTCATGCCCATTTGCCCGGCTTTGCCTATCACTACACAAAAATGCATTTAGGCTTTAAGATTATCAGATACAACAATAATAGGCGGTGGAGGCGTATTGCGACTCGGACTATGAATATGATTAAGTGGGCTTTAGCGCTAGCCTTAACTACCAATCTCGCTATGGCACTTACAGCCGCCAACACGTCTTTTGTATTTGCCCATGAAGCCAAGGGTGTCGAGTCGTCACTCATTATCAATGCCAGCCCGCAGTCGGTATTTGAGCATATCCAGTCTTCTCGAACTATGGAACCGGCCAGGCGTAAACTGGTAAGTCATGAAGGGAATGTTGCTGTCATTGAGGAAAATTTTGAAGACGTGCCTTTTATTGGCAAAGTCAAATGCACCTATCAAGAAGTAGAAACCCCGGGAAAACGGGTCGAGTACAAGATGATCACTTCAGATAAGTTCAGATCCTTTGAAGGTGTATGGGACCTGACACCGACCGGCGACGGTGAAACTCTTGTTAAACTCCATGCTTTAACTGAGTCCAAAATTAACGTACCCTTTGCTTCCGCTATAGGCAATCCATCTGCCCTTAGGGATGTGCAGCGTCGCCTCAAAAATCTAAAGACCTGGACCGAAAAAGACAACAGCTGCAAAAGTCATAACGAAGCCAACAAAACTACTAATAGCTCAATCTAACCTGAGGTCCAGATGCCCTTAAACTTTTCAGTCACGGCAATGACAATGCTTATTGCCATGACCCTTGCCCTTGCTCCGTTTGCCGCTACTAGCATCCAGGCTAAGCCCACTGGCGCCACTAGCAAAAAAAGCAGTGCTGCTAAAGAAATTGTCTGGGAAAGCAGTTGGAAAGAAGCGACAGCAAAGGCAAAAGCCTCAGGCAAGCCTATAATGCTCGACTTTTATACTGACTGGTGCGGTTGGTGCAAACGTCTGGATCGCGATGTCTACACACATCCTGCTATTATCAGTCAACTGGGCGGTCGTATGATCTTCCTCAAGGTCAATCCAGAGCGCTCTCCATCCGAGAACAACCTGGCATTGAGATACAAGGCCGGTTCATTCCCAACGGTAGTCGTGATTGATGCTCAAAAAAATGAAAAGGGGCGCATTGAAGGTTATTTGCCACCAGAGCGCTTTTTAGTATCTATATTGGACACTTTGCGCTAATCCCAGGCGGTAGCTGGATCATAAGTATAATTGGGGTCCTTTTCGTCGGTCACTGAGTCCTGACGCTGCTTATCCCACTGTGCACTTTCTTCACCAGGGTTATCCCACCAGCCACCACTCATAGAGGCATTGGGCACATTAGAATAGACTGGCTGCTGTGCTGGTTGAGCTTGTTGAGCCGATTGCTGTGGCTCTGGCATGACAGCACCAGAGTACTGTTGATTGTATTGACCTTGATAAGGTTGCGGTTGATTGCCACCGTTGTTATTGGGCTGGAAGCCAGATTGCGGAATCTGATTGGTCTGACTGATTTGCTGCGCGTATGCTGACTGCTGGGGCGGAATCTGATTGGTCTGACTGATTTGCTGTGCGTACGCTGACTGCTGGGGCGGAATCTGATTGGTCTGACTGATTTGAGGATTAAAACCAGGCTGAGTAACTGGTTGTGCTGGTAGCCCCCAGGGAGACGGTGCAACTGCTGGTTGAGGCTGACTGATTTGCTGTTGAAAAACTGGCTGACCACCCGACATGGACTGGGCCGTTGCGGCCGGCATGGGCTGCTGCATGTAAGGCTGTGCTGGCGCCTGCGCACTGGGCCATGAGCCGGCCGCTTGTGCCGTATTAGGACTTACAGTCTCAGCAAAGACCTGCACTGGTGCTGGCTGTACAATTGGATTGTTTTGACTGATCTGCTGACCATAAACACCAGGCTGAACAACTTGAGGAGCAGGCACCACTGGGTTATCGTCAAAACTATCCCAGGGATTGCTTGGTTGACTGGGCAATGGTGCCTGGGCTACGGGCTGGACAAATGGTTGAGGCTGAGGCGGCACAACTGGCGACTGTACTACAGGTTGCACTAACGGCTGAGGGACTGGCTCACTGTGCGGGTAGTCGGGGTGGCTAAAAGGCGAGACACCTTCCAGGTTTGCTGGCATCAAAGAATTTAAGCCAGTCTTGCTTGTCTTACCTGGAGACTCGCTGTCCGTATCTCCCCAGGGATTACCAAAGCCACTAACCTCTTGAATCAAATCAGCACCAGCTGGCTGCGGCAAAAAAGTTTCATGGGCACTATCGCTCTGCGGCGGCCAGGTTTGCCCATCGCCAGAGGTCAAGGCTGACGACTCAAATTCGGCATCGTCAGGTAACCGAGAATGCTCTAGAGTGGCTTCCAATTGATTACGAAATTCGCCTGGAATCTGTTTGAGAGTCTGAGATTGTGAATTGAAGGAAGCTGAAGCGTGGACAGGCGGAATTACACCGGAAGAAGCCGCCACCAGCCAGTCACCGCAAGTCTTAGAACAGATGCCCTGCGAGTTTAGCTTCTGCAAAATCATAGTAATGTATTCAGCAAACTGTGCTGAATTTGGACCAAAGATCTTTTCGTATTCATGGTGGACAAGCACCACTTCTTGTTGAATCGAGGAAAAAAGCACTGCCAGAGCTTTATCTGAGGTCCGCACACAATCCTGCTGCAACCTTCTCAGCTGCCAGTCTGGATCCTGCATTCCCCAATTATTTTGCACGCTTTCAACCTCCTTTCCCAACATACCCAAAACGCCCCAGTTGAACCTATTACAACCACAGCAATGTGGCGATGTTAAGAGGCGTTAACAATTACAAACGCCTTACCCGCTCTCCGCTCTCTAATTTTCTCCCATTGGCAAGCTAGTGGATTGATAAGAGCAAAATCCAGCTAAAATTATGTCTTGCACTAAAGGATATCTATGCCAAGCAAATTCGTAAATTTCACCAGCGGGATAGTGCTCAGCGTCCTGGTCAGTTTTGCCCCGGTCTTTGCCACAAGCCCTGAATTCACACGCCATTATGATCTGGGAATGGATTTTCTCAATCGAGACCAGTATAAATTGGCAATACCAGAGTTTGATCTGGCCATTAATTCATCACAAAACCAGGGCAGTGATACAGCTAAAGTCCTGGTGCAGCGTGGCACCGCCTACAGTGCCCTCAAAAATTATGCAAAAGCTCTCATCGATCTCAATAAAGCCCTTGAGCTTGACCCTAAAAATGATCTGGGATTCAATAATCGCGGTGCAGTTTATCTGCGCACATTTAAACCAGAGCTAGCGGCCAGAGATTTTGATCAAGCAGTGAGAATAAACCCCGAAAATAAATACGCTGTAGTCAACCGAGCTGGTGCATTTATGATGCAGGCAAATCCAGGCACCAAAGTGAGCAGCACCGTCTCATGGCTAAATACAGGCAAGCACTGGCAGTCTGATTTTGCAGGACATGCCGCCGCACTAACGGCTCTGTCTTATCTAGTGTCTCGAGATAGTGCCGCATTTAATGGCATGGTCGATACTGCCCTCAAAAAGCTTGATCGACTGAAGTGGCCCTTTCCTCTATTTCAATATTTCAAAGGCAAAAAGACCGTTGACGATGTGCTGGAAGCGGCCGAAGACAGCACCTACAACTTGATGCAAGCTCAGTGCTTCCTGGCCATTGATGACTACTGCAAAGGCAATATGGAGCAAGCTTTGACCAGACTCGATTTTGTCACCAAACATGGCACAGTCAACTCAGTGGAATACTGGTTGGGGCAAGACTTGATCAAACGTATAAGTGATGGCAAAAAGCCAGCGCCTGCTAAAAAAGCACCCGCTAAAGCCATCACAAAATGACAGGATTTAGTGATAGAGAGCAACTCCTGAGCATCTTCAGGGTCTTAATTGCACTTCTAGCACTGCAGTCTTGCCAGCAGCTGGCCCAATTAGATAGCTTTGTCCTTAATTTACTTGGTATCACCCAGGCCAGTGCTCAACCTCCTGAGCATCTAATACTGATAGCTTTACCAGCAATACTAGCCGGCGCGTTAGCAATCTATAGCGGTGAAGTCCTGAGCGATAAACATCGTCTGATGGTGATGTTGCAGCTTATTTCGCTGTCATTTTTAGTACAGTGGTTTTTGCTTACGACTTACAAACTACCAATAGCCCCCATGTCCGCCATACTGACCGTACTGGCCGGCACATTAATGGGCAACGTGCTTAAGAGACAAAATCAAAAGCAAAGCCTGATGCAAACAAGTTTGATGCAATTGCAAATGACCAATGACGAGATAGCCAGCACCAGGCTCTCTATGGTCAAGCAAGATGAGGCAGATCGGCGCATACTCGCAGCAGACTTACACGACCAGGTCTTAAACGATCTCAAACAAGCTAAAGCAAAACTCGCTGAGTTACCCAAGAGTCCGGACACAGATCAGCTGCGCCAATTGCTTGATCAAAGTGCCAATCAAATCCGCACAGTAATGGAAAACTTGACTCCCTCTGTGCTAGAAAATCTTGGGCTGATAAGCGCCCTGGAAGATTTGTTGAGTCAGTCGGCCCAAAGAGCTAATCTGAGGACGCGACTGGATAAGGGCAGTGTCGAGACTCTAAGCTTTGATCCGGTGGAAGAGCTTTTAATTTATCGCATTGCCCAAGAAGTGCTGAACAATACAATTAAGCATGCTGGCGCCAGACAAGTGACGGTCAAAATAGAAAGTACCAGTGAGTCGGTCATTATCAGCATCACAGATGATGGCAAAGGCATAGAGCCCGATAAAGAAAGAGGCATCTCAAGAGGCTTGCGCTATATCAGACAGAGAGCCGATATACTGGGAGCAATTGCTAGCTGGCATCCTGGTAAAGACAATAAAGGCACCACTTTTAAATTACAGATACCACTCAGAGGTCAATGATGCAAACTCTCTCCGTGTTGATATGCGAAGACTTACCAGCACTGCGTCTACATGCCAGGCAGGTATTGACCGAGGTCTTTGCAGGCAAAGCTGAGATCAAAATTGAAGAAGCACAAAATGGACAGGAAGCCATCAAAAAAGCGGAGACACACAAACCAGCCTTGATCTTGATGGACATTGCCATGCCCGAAGTCAATGGTATTAAGGCAGCTTCGGCAATCTGGGCTAGTGCTCCCCATACCAAGATACTTTTCTGGTCTCAATATCAACACGAAGCTTACATAAGAGAGCTGGGCAAAATAGTCCCGGACGAAGCTATTCACGGCTATCTACTTAAAAGCGAATCCGACGAACAGCTAAAGGAAGCTATTACCTCAGTTTATTTCAGTGACCTCCCCTACATAGGCAAACAGATTGAGGCTGTAAAACATCGACTAAGAGACAAAACAAGCGCCATTACTGACCTTGAATACCAGACTTTGCTGGATATATTTGCCGGACTTACAGATAAGGCCATTGCCCAGAAAGAGCATATTTCATACCGAGGCGCACAAAATAGACTTTCGACACTTCTCAATAAAATACTAAAAGGCGAAGATTCATACTTACGAGAAACAGCCGGTAAGGAAGTCTTTAATCCTCGCACCCGCCTGATTTACGAAGCATTGCGTCGTGGTCTGATTTCTATGGAAGATCAAAATCAACTGGAAGAAGACCTGGACAACTGGCTCTTTAGCGAATACGGCTGGGAAAAACAAGAAGTCTAAATTTAAGCCTCAGCCCTTTTGTTATTTTGCAGTGGATCACTACTGAGACTACCCAGTCCAAGTAAAGCAGCAAATGTCTGATTGAGTACTTCTTTATTGACCGCCGTATCCTCAACTACAGTGAGTATATTTGCTGCCACCATATACGATTTACGCTGACGGGCAAATGTTTTTAGATCGTCAAACACAGGTAAACTCAGGACCTGACGCACTTTGAGTCTGACCAGACAGCGATCTTTATGATAATGATATTGACACTGCGGATTTAGTGCGGCAATCAACCAGGCAAGGTTTGTGTCCCCGTACAACCTGGCCGCTATCTGAGTTAAGGTGTCACCTAATGCAACAATAACTTGCGGACGCACAACAGTCGCCAAGCTGACTTTATCCATGACAAGCTGAGCGACGTCCTCGGCACTAGCAATAACATTGCTATCTGCGCCACTGTCAGCTAAAGGTGCTTCAAGTCTTACTGGCTCAATTTGTTGTTCCGGTCCCCGAGCCCTGGCCGTACCTGCTACAGCTACGATAACAGCAAAGACCAGCTCAGCTCCTGTTATGTACTTAAGGTCGCGAGTTGTGCGTATTGCGATATCACTTGTCGTCTGTCCACCAGACAAACCACCGCGCTTTGCTGTGGTATCGTCTATGGTGCCGATAGAGTTGCTTAAGTCCTGTACTAAAGGCGATTTACTGGGGGCTACATGCTCAGTACTTTTGATTGCTGGCTGAACCACTGTTGGGTGATTGGCCTCGCTTGCACTGCCAAAATCTTTATTGCTATGCTCAGCAGTGGACTCAACAGGTTTTAAGACGTATGTTGTATTGGTGTGAGCCCGGCTGGCTCCATCAATTGAGTTATTTTGAGAAGGCATCTGGGCATCAGCATGAGGCAACGCATGGGGTAACAAAGGTTTAGTGTGGACAAAAAGAGCCCGCCCGCCAGATGGAGACAAGACAATAGCACGGGGAGCCGCTACACCAGCATCAAGAGTGTGCGTAAGTGGCAGCAGATTGTTTTTGATGAGCCGGTCAAATGTGCGGTATTGAATGATATCTAGATATAACGGCGAGTCTTTACTATAAATTGCTACTCTCGCTTCAGCCGATTTAATTGTCCTTTGCTCTGACTGCCCAGTTGCATCGATTGTCTGCTTGAGGACTTGACCAATTGGATCTCGTCGCTCAGGTCCTTCCAATTTTGGTTTATCGACGAGTACATTTGAATCTATTTTGGCAGTGCTAGAGTTATGGGCCGCAGTACGACTCTCAGTCACCCCCATTTTTGTCTCTACCACCTTGCCGACGCCGGCTTTTGTATTTGGTAGCGAGGGGTTTTCTGTCTTAATTTCTGTTCTTGATTCAGATTTTACTTCAGCTCTTTGTACCTTTTCAGGTTCTATTTTTGGACCATTGCTTTGACGTGCCTGGTACCCGGCTTTAGACTCAGGTCTGATCCCCTCATTATTGTCTCTGTGCGGTGCTTGACGATCATCATTAGCGGGAGCACGTCCCTCATTTTTTGAGGGATAAGTCTTGTTTGGTGGCGGCGCCTCTGTATTGCTAGTAGGTGTTGGACTAAATTTTTGCTGCGTTTTATCAGTGCTTTTGACTTCACTATTTTTGTCTTTAGTATCTGTCAAATCAGAATTGCTCTTAAGTGGTGCTACCGCCTTTGGCTGCGGGCTTTGCTCACTTACAATTGAGCGGCTATTTACTCCAGCGGCTCTGGTTTCGGCAGACTTAGCTTCACTTGCTTTGACTTCAGTACTTCTAGCAGGTGCCGCTTTGGCTTCACCGCTCCTGGCATCGCTCCTGGCATCACTTGACCTGGTTTGTAAGCGAGGTGCATCTTTAGCCACTCCAGGCACTGCCGCTCTAGGCACTGCCACTCCAGTCGAATTAGTGCTGTTGCGAGTTGCTTGAGCGTGTGGACCTGGCGTCACCCTGGCAGTTGCTACTGTGGACGGTGGCACGCTCTTGGTCTTTTGGCTCAGAGCCTGATCAATTTGTCTCGATAAGGCTTCTTGATTATAAAAAGGGATTTTTGCAGGTAACTCGCTGTGCAGCTTTTGATAGGCCTCAACCTGTCTTTTTTGCTCTTTGTTTAGTCCACTCATATCAGTAAGAGCATGCCCCTGACTGAGCCTCTGTGCGATAAGAGCCTTGCCTTTTTGGTAGTCGCTTGCCAGCTCAGGGCTAACATTGTCGGCAAATTGTTTGCCCAGATCGTTATGTGTTACAGAGTTAATTGCTGCATTGGTTAAGTCACCGGCATCTTGCTGGGCCTTGTCCACAGCTTTTGTGACTTGCTCAAACACCTGAGCTATGGGATTACTAGTCAAAGCCGGTTTAACTTCGGTACGCTGGTGTCCCTTTATCGACTTTTCGACAGCACTGCCTGATCCTGTACTGTCGCCCGAGCCATGACCACTGGATTCAGTATGGTCTGCTTTGGCCGCTATCGACTTGTCGTTGGTTTTATCCCTGGGGTCTTTCATATTCACCACCGTTCAGGAATTTATACCCTCAAATAAAGACTTTTGAAACCTCCTCAGGCGTCAATGGACGCCACTGTCCGGGCAAAAGAGCCAGCTCATCGAGAGTCAGTTGACCAATGGCGTGCCTTACCAGCCTCAAAGTAGGGCACCCTACTGCTGCTGTCATACGCCTGACCTGCCGGTTCATACCTTGTGTCAATGTCAGCCTCAACCAGGCTGTCGGAATATTTTTGCGAAATCTAATGGCTTTGCCTCGCTCCGGTAGCTGAGGCTCATAATCCAATAATTCTGCGCGCGCTGGCAGTGTCTTTTTGCCCTGAATAATTACACCCTGAGCCAACTTTTTTAAAGCTTCACTGTCAGGAATATTCTCCACCTGCACCAAATAAGTGCGCGGATGGGGCTTGGCCCCTTCAAACAAAGTACTGGTCAAGCGACCATCATCAGATAGGAGTAAAAGCCCTTCTGAGTCAAAATCCAATCGACCAACCGGATAAACATGCTCGGGGAAGCCAAAATCAGCCAGTGTTGTCTTATCCGAAAAGCCTCCATCAGGGAGCTTTTCACGACTAAACTGAGCCAGCACTTCATAGGGTTTGTAAAAGGCCAGATAGAGCCTATCCGGCGCAACTCTAAAGCCAGCTGACTGACTGCGTCCACCCTTATACATCGGATATGCTCCTCAATAGCGGGTTAATTTGTGCCATCAAATACTTAATAGAGCGCACATCCACACTATTGCCGACCAGCCGATAGCGGGTGGATAGTGGTAAATCCTCAGGCAATTTGTATTGAGGGACAAATCCTAACAAGTTTAAAATCTCCTCTGGGGCAAAAAACCGTGCACCACCAGTAGTAGCAATTAACGATCCTGAGGCTTTACGACATTTATAATAGCCACTAGTAAAACAAATGGCACGACTATCTGGAGCCTCA
Above is a window of Candidatus Obscuribacter sp. DNA encoding:
- a CDS encoding FKBP-type peptidyl-prolyl cis-trans isomerase: MKLKISSQLRALLLIAISGTFVSACSSSEDNSGAKAANTAADSAATTSSSVNSQTTNTPGANQMTQPTQTGAVTTPSGLQYEEIVVGNGASPKSGQTVVVHYTGWLTDGTKFDSSVDRGQPFKFQIGQGMVIKGWDEGVMTMKVGGKRKLTIPAELGYGARGAGGVIPPNATLVFEVQLLGLE
- a CDS encoding SRPBCC family protein yields the protein MIKWALALALTTNLAMALTAANTSFVFAHEAKGVESSLIINASPQSVFEHIQSSRTMEPARRKLVSHEGNVAVIEENFEDVPFIGKVKCTYQEVETPGKRVEYKMITSDKFRSFEGVWDLTPTGDGETLVKLHALTESKINVPFASAIGNPSALRDVQRRLKNLKTWTEKDNSCKSHNEANKTTNSSI
- a CDS encoding thioredoxin family protein, with amino-acid sequence MPLNFSVTAMTMLIAMTLALAPFAATSIQAKPTGATSKKSSAAKEIVWESSWKEATAKAKASGKPIMLDFYTDWCGWCKRLDRDVYTHPAIISQLGGRMIFLKVNPERSPSENNLALRYKAGSFPTVVVIDAQKNEKGRIEGYLPPERFLVSILDTLR
- a CDS encoding tetratricopeptide repeat protein, with translation MPSKFVNFTSGIVLSVLVSFAPVFATSPEFTRHYDLGMDFLNRDQYKLAIPEFDLAINSSQNQGSDTAKVLVQRGTAYSALKNYAKALIDLNKALELDPKNDLGFNNRGAVYLRTFKPELAARDFDQAVRINPENKYAVVNRAGAFMMQANPGTKVSSTVSWLNTGKHWQSDFAGHAAALTALSYLVSRDSAAFNGMVDTALKKLDRLKWPFPLFQYFKGKKTVDDVLEAAEDSTYNLMQAQCFLAIDDYCKGNMEQALTRLDFVTKHGTVNSVEYWLGQDLIKRISDGKKPAPAKKAPAKAITK
- a CDS encoding response regulator transcription factor — translated: MQTLSVLICEDLPALRLHARQVLTEVFAGKAEIKIEEAQNGQEAIKKAETHKPALILMDIAMPEVNGIKAASAIWASAPHTKILFWSQYQHEAYIRELGKIVPDEAIHGYLLKSESDEQLKEAITSVYFSDLPYIGKQIEAVKHRLRDKTSAITDLEYQTLLDIFAGLTDKAIAQKEHISYRGAQNRLSTLLNKILKGEDSYLRETAGKEVFNPRTRLIYEALRRGLISMEDQNQLEEDLDNWLFSEYGWEKQEV
- a CDS encoding pseudouridine synthase; this translates as MYKGGRSQSAGFRVAPDRLYLAFYKPYEVLAQFSREKLPDGGFSDKTTLADFGFPEHVYPVGRLDFDSEGLLLLSDDGRLTSTLFEGAKPHPRTYLVQVENIPDSEALKKLAQGVIIQGKKTLPARAELLDYEPQLPERGKAIRFRKNIPTAWLRLTLTQGMNRQVRRMTAAVGCPTLRLVRHAIGQLTLDELALLPGQWRPLTPEEVSKVFI